A segment of the Pseudostreptobacillus hongkongensis genome:
AATTGCAACAGCCTCTTTTAATTATACATTAACAAAGAAATTCATAAATTCTATCTTTACTATAAATTCATATATATAATCTGATGATTTAACTTCAACTTCTTTACCAGAAATATTTTTAGTCAATTTAAAATTGTTTTTTTCTATTATCATATCTAGTTTATTAATCAATTCTTCTTTTGTTCTTGGTTTTTCTAGTATTTTCATCAATTCTAAATCTAAAAAATTAAATATATCTATGTTATCATTATAGTAGTTAGACATTGTTATATATTTTATATTTTTTAAACACACATCTATATAATTTGTATAAACCTTTGGAATATACACTTTATTTTCTTTATATACTATTCTTTCAACATCATTTAAACTAAACAACACATTATTATATACCATTAAGTCTAAAAGTATACCTCTCATTTCAGTCTTATCATCATTTTTACTTACCAAATCAGATATACTAAACACAGGTTTACTGTTAATAACTTCCTCAAATTTATTTTTTAATTTTGAATCATTTATAGCATCTAAATTTAGTTTATAGAAATATAGTTTATCTATAATACTTGAAGGAATTTGTTCTGTAAAATTAATCAACCCTCTTTTATCTTTCTTACATATTAAAGATTTTCTAAACTGTGTATCTAAAACAAAATCTAAACATTGCTCTTTAATAATATTATCATCTAATGAAAGAGCTTTAATATTTTCTATAACTTCTGATCTATGTGAACTTAAAAATGATAATCTTAAGTTAATATCACTAATATATGTAAGATTATGTTTATCTAACATATCAGCAAATTCATGTAAATAAAATGGATCATTTACTTCTTCTAAATATTCATGAGCCAGATAATAATTATCTTTTTCTAAAGCATAGTTTAGTTTTTCTAAGAATTTATGCTGATCAACTTCTGTATATTGTTTTATTTGATTTGCAATTATATTAATAATATATTTAGATCTTTCAACTTTTTCATCTAAAGGTGTTGTATCATAATACTTATTAGCATATAGCATTATATCTCTAATTTTTTGTAATTCTTTCCACCCAGGATATGTATTATATGATACATAAGCTATTCCATTTTCACTTAAATTATTATCTAATATAGATAGAATTTTTTCTTTAACCATGTCTGGAACCCATGAGAATACACCATGGCATATTATATAATCAAACTTACCAAATTCTTCATCTATATCCATAATATTCTTCTTCATTAATTTAATATTCTTAAGACCTATGCTTTCTATTATTTCATTTCCCTTTTTAATTTGTTCTTCTGATAAGTCTATTCCTATATATTCATTATCTGGATTATATAAAGCTTGAGATAATATATTTCCTCCAAACGATGATCCTAATTCCAATACTCTACATTTTTTAGAATTAACAGGAGTAAGTCCATATAAAAATGAAAGTGCCTCTATATTAAATGGAGTAGTAAATGGAAAAGATTTTGATTTATATACTAATTCATCATATGAATTTTTAGACATATTTTCACCCTTTCGTTTATAAAATAAAAAGCATAGTAAACTATGCTTTATATATTAATTTATTTAGCTACAAATGAAGATGCTAATAAAGGATCTATTTTAATTCCAGGTCCCATAGTTAATGAGATTGCAACTGTTCTTAAGTATTGTCCTTTAGATGTAGCTGGTTTTAATTTAATAATTTGATCTAAAGCAACTTTGAAGTTTTCAACTATTTGTTCTTCAGAGAAGTTTACTTTACCTATTGGTAAGTGAATTGATCCTAATTTATCAACTTTAAATGCTACTTTTCCTTTTTTGAATTCTTCTACAGTTTTAGCTACATCAGTAGTAACTGTTCCAGATTTAGGATTTGGCATTAACCCTTTTGTTCCTAAGATTTTACCTAATTTACCAAGTTTAGGCATCATATCAGGAGTTGCTATTACTAAATCAAAGTCCATCCATCCTGCTTGAATTTTTGTAATATATTCATCATCACCTGCAAAATCTGCTCCTGCAGCTAATGCTTTATCTATATTTTCTCCTGAAGTTATAGCAAGTATTCTAACTGTTTTACCTGTACCATTTGGTAAAGTTACAGTTCCTCTTACTTGTTGATCAGCATGTCTAGGATCTACTCCTAATCTAATAGCTAATTCTACTGTTTCTACGAATTTAGCACTCTTAGTTTCGAATACTAATTTTAAAGCTTCTTCAGGTGTGTATATTTTTAATTTATCTACTTTTTGAGAAATTTCATTATATCTTTTCCCTTTTTTTGACATTTATAATCCTCCTTTGTGGTAACTGAATTTTTAAATCTCCCACTTAAATATTAATCGTTAACTTTAATTCCCATACTTCTTGCAGTTCCTGCAATTATATTCATAGCAGCTTCAACTGATGATGCATTTAAATCTGGCATCTTAGTTTCAGCAATTTCTTTTAATTGAGCTTTAGTAATACTTCCAGCAACTTCTTTTAATGAGTTTTGAGCTCCTCTTTCAACTTTAGCTGCTTTCTTTAATAAATCTGATGCAGGTGGTGTTTTTAATACAAAACTAAAACTTCTATCTGCATAAATTGAAATTTCAACTGGTATAATAAATCCTGCTTTATCTTGTGTTTGAGCATTGAATTGTTTACAGAATTCAGGAATATTTATACCTTGTGGTCCTAAAGCTGACCCTACTGGTGGTGCTGGGTTAGCTTTACCAGCTCCTAATTGTAATTTAACTTTAGCCACTATTTCTTTATTATTTTTAGCCATTTCTATTATCCTCCTTTGTGGTAACTGAATTTTTAAATCTCCCACTTTTATTACAATATTAAAATTTAAAATTTACTAACTTCATCTAACTCAAGAGTTAAAACTGTAGGTCTACTTCCAATTAAAGCAACAATTTTTACTTTTTTAGCAATTAAATCTATAGAATCTACTGTACCTTCTATACCATCATTAGTTCTTACATAATCACCAACTTGGTAATCTAATTGTTCTTCAAATTCATCGTTACTCATCTTAGAAAATACATCTTCAACTTCAGCTTCTGACATAGGTAAAGGATCAGATCCAACACCTACAAACCCAGTAACTCCATTAGTATTACGAATAATATACCAAGCCTTACTATCAACTTTATAGTTAACACTATCTTCATATTGTTCTCTAGTTGTTCTCATTTCAACCATTACATAACTTGGAAATATTTTTCTATAAACAGGAACTAACTTCCCTTTTTTCTCTTCCATAACTTTTTCTTCAGGAACTAAAATTCTAAATACTTTATCAGTCAAACCTTCAGAAAAAATTCTTTTTTCTAAATCCGTTTTAACCTTTTTTTCATATCCTGAATATGTATGAATTATATACCATTTATTTACAAATTCCATATCTTACCCCTGTCTTATAACTGTTTTAATGAAGCTTGAAAATCTATCCATTAGAGTTGTAAAGCTTACATCAAATATTAAAACCATTAAAGAAATGAATATAGTAATTAATAGTACCACTATAGTAACTTGTACTACTTCTGGCAAACTTGCCCATGTAACTTGTTTGTACTCAGATACTACTTGACTAAACAAATTCATTTTTTCTTTTTTCATAAATTTTCTCCATATTCTATAAAAAAATGGCAGGCCAGATAGGACTCGAACCTACAACATTCGGTTTTGGAGACCGACGCTCTACCATTGAACTACTGGCCTATTTTATTACTTAACTTCTCTGTAAAGAGAATATCTTTTTAACACTGGATTGTATTTTCTTAACTCTAATCTTTCAGGATGAGTTTTTTTGTTTTTAGTTGTAACATAGTGTCTCAACTTTGTCTCAGTGCATTCTAAAATTACTTGAACTCTCATTTTTATTCCTCCCAATATTTAAATTTGTATTGGTAATACAGATATTGATTGCATAAATCAACTCATTAATATTACCATAATTACGCTTTTTTGTCAACTTTTTTTATTAAATATATTTTTAATTTATATTTTTTCTACAAGTTATCATTTTTATTATTGAAAACTAAATATTTTATTTGTTTTTTAAAGTTTTTTATGGTATAATTTTAATAGATTGATAGTGGAGGGATTTGATTTATGAAAATACTTTATTATAGTTGGGACATAAAAAAAGATTATGATTACCCAGATAAATTAAGAAAAGACCATTTAAATATTGAAGTAACTAGTGATGAAAGTGTAGTTTTAGATAAAATTGAAAATAATTTAGTAGATATTTTAATTTTTGACACTACAAATATTATGAATTATAAAAAACTATTTCAATATTTTAACGAACCAAATAGTAAATTATTGACTATTGCTATAACAAGACCTGAAAATACATTTATTATTGAAGAGGCACTAGAAATTGGTTTAAACGATTATATTTATTGTACATTGACTCCTAAACAGTTTTCAGCAAAACTACGTGCATTTCTTTTCCTAGTAACAAAAGAAAAGAAAGTTGATGAAAACGGTATTCTTACAGTAAAAGATCTAGAATTAAATCCTCTTACAAGAGAAGCTAAGCGTGATGGAAAAGAAGTATCTTTAACTAATAAAGAATATAAATTACTAGAACTATTACTATTAAATAAAAATAAGATAGTTACAAGAGAAACTATACTTGAAACTGTATGGGGTAAAGATTATTCTAGCAACAAGAATATAGGGGATGTTTATGTAACATTCTTAAGAAGAAAAATCGAATATGGATTCCCAACAAAAATAATTAAAACTATTAGAAATGTTGGTTATATAGTTAAGGATTAATTAATAAATGAAAAAAGTGATTTCTTTTATAATTATATTATCAATACTTATACTATCAAACTTTTATATTCTTAATTATAGATCTAATAATAATGCAAATAAAAATACAGAAATTAAAATAAATAAGAATATTTTTAAAAACAGATTATTAGATGATGTAATAGACGAGTTTAATCTTAAGTTTAATAGTTCTAAATTTGTGATTTCAAACTTTAGTAGCAATGAAATTGAATCTAATATTTACTTTTATTCTCAAATAAAAGGTTATGAAGAAGCATACTTATTAATTGAATATAAAGATTTTGATGTAACTAGAATTTCTTTTCATTTTACTAATGCTCGTAGTGAATATTTTAATGATATTTCAAATATTATGACATTATTAGTTAAAATATCTGATCTAGACATTAAAACTAAAGAAGCTCAACAAATCATAATTAATATGTTTTCTAAATTCCAAAAAGGAAGAGATAATGTAACATTAATTTATGATAACAATCTAGTTTATAGTATAAATATTACAGATAATAATAATATTGAATTTAATATAAAATAGTGCACTATGTGCACTATTCTTTTATTTCAATTATTTTAATATATTTTTCTATATCTTCTTTTTTAACTGATTCAGGTGGCATAGATATAACATCCACATTAAAAACTCTATTAAAATATTTAATTAATATTTTATCACCTATTTTAACTGTATATAAAGCTTTTTTTACATCTCCATTTACTTCTACCCTACCCAAATCACATAACTCATTAGCTATAGTTCTTCTTTTTACAACTCTAGTTACTTTCAAAAATTTATCTAATCTCATTTTTTACCTCTTTCTATATTATTCATTACTCTTGCAGTTGCAAGTAAGAAAGAATTAACATTAGTTAGTTT
Coding sequences within it:
- a CDS encoding methyltransferase regulatory domain-containing protein is translated as MSKNSYDELVYKSKSFPFTTPFNIEALSFLYGLTPVNSKKCRVLELGSSFGGNILSQALYNPDNEYIGIDLSEEQIKKGNEIIESIGLKNIKLMKKNIMDIDEEFGKFDYIICHGVFSWVPDMVKEKILSILDNNLSENGIAYVSYNTYPGWKELQKIRDIMLYANKYYDTTPLDEKVERSKYIINIIANQIKQYTEVDQHKFLEKLNYALEKDNYYLAHEYLEEVNDPFYLHEFADMLDKHNLTYISDINLRLSFLSSHRSEVIENIKALSLDDNIIKEQCLDFVLDTQFRKSLICKKDKRGLINFTEQIPSSIIDKLYFYKLNLDAINDSKLKNKFEEVINSKPVFSISDLVSKNDDKTEMRGILLDLMVYNNVLFSLNDVERIVYKENKVYIPKVYTNYIDVCLKNIKYITMSNYYNDNIDIFNFLDLELMKILEKPRTKEELINKLDMIIEKNNFKLTKNISGKEVEVKSSDYIYEFIVKIEFMNFFVNV
- the rplA gene encoding 50S ribosomal protein L1; this encodes MSKKGKRYNEISQKVDKLKIYTPEEALKLVFETKSAKFVETVELAIRLGVDPRHADQQVRGTVTLPNGTGKTVRILAITSGENIDKALAAGADFAGDDEYITKIQAGWMDFDLVIATPDMMPKLGKLGKILGTKGLMPNPKSGTVTTDVAKTVEEFKKGKVAFKVDKLGSIHLPIGKVNFSEEQIVENFKVALDQIIKLKPATSKGQYLRTVAISLTMGPGIKIDPLLASSFVAK
- the rplK gene encoding 50S ribosomal protein L11, with the protein product MAKNNKEIVAKVKLQLGAGKANPAPPVGSALGPQGINIPEFCKQFNAQTQDKAGFIIPVEISIYADRSFSFVLKTPPASDLLKKAAKVERGAQNSLKEVAGSITKAQLKEIAETKMPDLNASSVEAAMNIIAGTARSMGIKVND
- a CDS encoding transcription termination/antitermination NusG family protein, whose translation is MEFVNKWYIIHTYSGYEKKVKTDLEKRIFSEGLTDKVFRILVPEEKVMEEKKGKLVPVYRKIFPSYVMVEMRTTREQYEDSVNYKVDSKAWYIIRNTNGVTGFVGVGSDPLPMSEAEVEDVFSKMSNDEFEEQLDYQVGDYVRTNDGIEGTVDSIDLIAKKVKIVALIGSRPTVLTLELDEVSKF
- the secE gene encoding preprotein translocase subunit SecE, with translation MNLFSQVVSEYKQVTWASLPEVVQVTIVVLLITIFISLMVLIFDVSFTTLMDRFSSFIKTVIRQG
- the rpmG gene encoding 50S ribosomal protein L33, giving the protein MRVQVILECTETKLRHYVTTKNKKTHPERLELRKYNPVLKRYSLYREVK
- a CDS encoding winged helix-turn-helix domain-containing protein, coding for MKILYYSWDIKKDYDYPDKLRKDHLNIEVTSDESVVLDKIENNLVDILIFDTTNIMNYKKLFQYFNEPNSKLLTIAITRPENTFIIEEALEIGLNDYIYCTLTPKQFSAKLRAFLFLVTKEKKVDENGILTVKDLELNPLTREAKRDGKEVSLTNKEYKLLELLLLNKNKIVTRETILETVWGKDYSSNKNIGDVYVTFLRRKIEYGFPTKIIKTIRNVGYIVKD
- a CDS encoding S4 domain-containing protein; its protein translation is MRLDKFLKVTRVVKRRTIANELCDLGRVEVNGDVKKALYTVKIGDKILIKYFNRVFNVDVISMPPESVKKEDIEKYIKIIEIKE